The Raphanus sativus cultivar WK10039 chromosome 2, ASM80110v3, whole genome shotgun sequence genome includes a region encoding these proteins:
- the LOC108821213 gene encoding aspartic proteinase 36, whose protein sequence is MAAVLFSAVILVCLLLPIAVLSYGFPAALKLERAVPPNHEMEMSQLKARDRARHGRLLQSLGGVVDFPVDGTFDPFVVGLYYTKLRLGSPPRDFYVQIDTGSDVLWVSCASCNGCPQTSGLQIQLNYFDPGSSGTATPISCSDQRCSWGVQSSDSGCSVQNNLCAYTFQYGDGSGTSGYYVSDLLQFDMIVGSSLVPNSTAQVVFGCSTSQTGDLVKSDRAVDGIFGFGQQGMSVISQLASQAVAPRVFSHCLKGENGGGGILVLGEIVEPNMVFTPLVPSQPHYNVNLLSISVNGQALPINPSVFSTSNGQGTIIDTGTTLAYLSEAAYVPFVEAITNAVSQSVRPVVSKGSQCYVLTTSVADVFPTVSLNFAGGASMFLNPQDYLIQQNNVGGTAVWCIGFQRLQNQGITILGDLVLKDKIFVYDLVGQRIGWANYDCSMSVNVSATSSSGRSEYVNAGQFSDNAAAPQKPSLDIVGNIVLLLLLVVINMFL, encoded by the exons ATGGCGGCTGTTCTGTTTTCGGCGGTTATTCTGGTTTGCTTATTACTACCAATAGCGGTTCTGTCTTACGGTTTCCCGGCGGCCCTGAAACTAGAAAGAGCCGTTCCGCCGAATCACGAGATGGAAATGAGTCAACTCAAGGCTCGTGACAGAGCCAGGCACGGCAGATTGTTGCAGTCTCTCGGCGGTGTAGTTGATTTCCCCGTCGACGGGACTTTTGATCCTTTCGTTGTTGG ATTATACTATACGAAACTGCGGTTGGGATCACCTCCAAGAGACTTTTATGTACAGATTGACACAGGAAGTGATGTATTGTGGGTTAGTTGTGCTTCTTGCAATGGCTGTCCTCAAACCAGTGGACTCCAA ATTCAGTTGAATTACTTTGATCCAGGGAGCTCGGGAACAGCGACACCAATCTCATGTTCTGACCAAAGATGCAGCTGGGGTGTTCAGTCCTCTGACTCAGGCTGTTCTGTTCAGAACAACCTCTGCGCTTACACGTTTCAGTATGGTGATGGAAGTGGCACCTCCGGATACTACGTCTCTGATCTCTTGCAGTTTGACATGATTGTAGGAAGCTCCCTCGTCCCAAACTCAACGGCTCAGGTTGTGTTCGG ATGCAGCACCTCACAGACGGGAGATTTAGTGAAGTCGGACCGAGCTGTTGACGGGATCTTCGGGTTCGGGCAACAAGGAATGTCTGTTATCTCTCAGCTTGCTTCGCAGGCAGTAGCTCCAAGAGTGTTCTCACACTGCTTGAAAGGAGAGAACGGAGGCGGAGGGATATTGGTTCTCGGAGAGATTGTGGAGCCAAACATGGTCTTTACTCCACTCGTTCCCTCGCA GCCTCATTACAATGTGAATCTGCTGAGCATCTCGGTGAATGGCCAAGCTTTACCTATCAATCCATCTGTCTTCTCCACATCCAACGGCCAGGGAACAATCATCGATACTGGTACAACATTGGCCTACCTTTCTGAAGCAGCCTATGTTCCTTTCGTTGAAGCT ATCACAAATGCTGTTTCGCAGTCTGTGAGACCCGTTGTTTCAAAAGGGAGCCAATGTTACGTGTTAACCACgag TGTCGCAGACGTGTTTCCTACGGTAAGCTTGAACTTTGCTGGTGGAGCATCCATGTTCTTGAATCCTCAGGATTACCTCATACAGCAAAACAACGTA GGAGGTACTGCTGTGTGGTGCATTGGTTTTCAGAGGTTACAGAATCAAGGGATAACTATCCTTGGAG ATTTAGTTCTTAAAGACAAAATATTTGTCTATGATCTGGTCGGTCAGAGAATCGGATGGGCAAACTACGACT GTTCAATGTCGGTGAATGTATCTGCGACTAGCAGCAGTGGAAGAAGCGAGTACGTGAACGCAGGACAGTTTAGTGACAATGCTGCGGCGCCACAAAAACCGTCTCTGGACATTGTTGGAAACATTGTACTGTTATTACTATTGGTGGTGATAAACATGTTTTTATAG
- the LOC108842935 gene encoding uncharacterized protein LOC108842935, translating to MEEEDDEVKQRREKHSDERREEEPEMDCPSHHPPPPPDELFDIDTTVDPSYVISLIRKLLPIDSSSEERDRSTEIRHNYDYDMNASNAVQGVVPRSGDGFVEGGPEGMDIGDNRKESTSEKNEKVSSCREPEKLRGSSVEEEAWEEHGCVLWDLAANETHAELMVQNLILQVLNANLLVSTSSRIREICLGIIGNLACHEALLKHIEFTSGLVNTLVGQLFLDDTQSLTELCRILTTGLYGAGCTSWAECLQSDDVLRRILWIAENTLNPHLIEKSVGLLLAILEDQSEVGKLLIPPLMTLGLTSLLINLLSLEMGKLIKERIPERYSVLEMILRAIETLSASEDNHSKEICSSKQLFHLVCDLMKFQDKAEVAACCVTAGVLIANVLSETISFIPEVSQDFSFLEGLFSTLPFASDDVEARGAIWSVIARLLARVNESEMDTFCLRQYILVFLRNSDIIEDDLLDIQLEDSGEKSQNSFHSQGKTSARTIAIQKIESMLNNWNLRKKTLREESIDGDCSVNTADVKRLYDCCQRYISKSFEGF from the exons atggaggaggaggacgatgaagtgaagcaaagaagagaaaaacatTCCgatgaaagaagagaagaagaaccaGAAATGGATTGTCCCTCGCATCATCCTCCACCTCCGCCTGATGAG TTGTTCGACATTGATACTACAGTTGATCCTAGCTATGTAATCTCACTGATAAGGAAGCTCCTTCCAATCGATTCCAGCAGTGAAGAACGTGATCGAAGCACTGAGATTAGGCACAACTATGACTATGATATGAATGCCAGCAATGCGGTTCAAGGTGTTGTACCTCGGTCTGGAGATGGGTTTGTGGAGGGTGGTCCAGAGGGCATGGACATTGGAGATAACCGTAAAGAATCCACTTCTGAGAAGAATGAGAAGGTAAGTTCATGTCGGGAACCTGAGAAGCTAAGAGGGTCATCAGTGGAAGAGGAGGCATGGGAAGAGCATGGTTGCGTCTTGTGGGATCTTGCCGCAAATGAAACCCATGCTGAGCTTAtg GTACAGAACCTAATTTTACAAGTTCTTAACGCAAACCTTCTGGTTTCAACATCTTCTCGCATTCGA GAAATCTGTCTTGGGATTATTGGGAACCTTGCTTGTCATGAAGCTCTGTTGAAACACATTGAGTTTACATCCGGACTCGTCAATACACTTGTGGGACAGTTGTTTCTTGATGATACTCAATCCCTAACTGAACTTTGCAG GATACTAACCACAGGTCTATATGGAGCTGGATGCACTTCTTGGGCAGAGTGTTTGCAGTCTGATGATGTGCTACGCCGTATTTTGTGGATTGCGGAAAATACCTTGAATCCTCATCTTATTGAAAAG aGTGTAGGGCTGTTGTTAGCTATCTTAGAAGATCAATCAGAGGTTGGGAAGCTATTGATCCCTCCACTAATGACTCTAGGTTTGACGAGTCTCTTGATCAATCTTCTTTCCTTGGAAATGGGCAAGTTGATCAAAGAAAGAATTCCAGAAAG GTACTCCGTTCTTGAAATGATTCTCCGAGCTATTGAAACCCTTTCTGCTTCAGAAGATAATCATTCTAAAGAGATTTGCTCTAGCAAACAACTTTTTCACCTAGTCTGTGATCTTATGAAATTTCAGGACAAAGCCGAG GTGGCAGCATGTTGTGTTACTGCAGGAGTTTTAATCGCAAATGTTCTGTCTGAAACAATCAGTTTCATTCCAGAAGTGTCGCAAG ATTTTTCTTTCTTGGAAGGTTTATTCAGTACTTTACCATTTGCTTCGGATGACGTAGAAGCTAGAGGAGCTATTTGGAGCGTTATTGCTAGGTTACTTGCCAGAGTTAATGAGTCTGAGATGGACACATTCTGTCTGCGGCAGTACATATTGGTTTTCCTTAGGAACTCAGATATTATAGAAGATGATCTTCTCGATATTCAACTAGAAGATTCAGGGGAGAAGTCCCAAAACTCATTCCATTCCCAGGGAAAGACAAGCGCACGAACAATTGCT ATACAAAAGATTGAATCGATGTTGAACAATTGGAATCTTCGCAAGAAGACTTTGCGAGAGGAAAGCATAGATGGGGACTGCTCTGTAAACACAGCTGATGTTAAAAGGCTATATGATTGCTGTCAAAGATATATATCAAA ATCATTTGAGGGGTTTTGA
- the LOC108842936 gene encoding uncharacterized protein LOC108842936, with product MADEKNGGRLSDASDYSSEDEGTEDYRRGGYHSVRVGDAFKNGSYVIQSKLGWGHFSTVWLAWDTLFSRYVALKIQKSAQHYTEAAMDEIKILKQIAEGDAEDTKCVVKLLDHFKHAGPNGQHVCMVFEYLGDNLLSVIKYSDYRGVPLSMVKELCFHILVGLDYLHRELSIIHTDIKPENILLCSTINPDADARKSGTPLVLPTNKDKSVPVEKEKPKSYTYGEDMSKNQKKKIRKKAKKVVAEGCSGEEGSEDNERARPNGNSTAESSERAKDSENVSEKSRSNRRGSRSTRRKLLADVDRKCKLVDFGNACWTYKQFTSDIQTRQYRCPEVILGSKYSTSADMWSFACICFELATGDVLFDPHSGENFERDEDHLALMMELLGMMPRKIALGGRYSRDYFNRQGELRHIRRLRFWPLSKVLVEKYEFSEEDAVAMQDFITPILEFAPEKRPTAAQCLTHPWMNPVRRSLKASSSSQKHKEEEVTAIKEKDEREAMEVGVGNIAIDGSELKASGREGRQSARSDLRT from the exons ATGGCGGATGAGAAGAACGGCGGACGTCTCAGCGACGCTAGCGATTACTCGTCGGAGGACGAAGGAACAGAGGATTACAGGAGAGGAGGCTACCATTCGGTGCGAGTGGGCGATGCTTTCAAGAATGGATCTTATGTGATTCAGAGTAAGCTTGGCTGGGGACACTTCTCCACTGTTTGGCTCGCTTGGGACACCCTATTCTCT cGTTATGTAGCTTTGAAGATCCAGAAGAGCGCACAGCACTACACTGAGGCGGCCATGGACGAGATTAAAATCTTGAAACAGATTGCAGAAGGCGACGCCGAAGATACCAAGTGTGTTGTGAAGCTTCTTGATCATTTCAAGCACGCGGGTCCTAACGGGCAACATGTTTGTATGGTCTTTGAGTATCTTGGGGATAACCTCTTGTCTGTCATCAAGTACAGCGATTACCGAGGTGTTCCTCTTAGCATGGTGAAAGAGCTCTGCTTCCATATTTTAGTTGGGTTGGATTATCTTCACCGCGAGCTCTCTATTATTCATACCGATATCAAGCCGGAGAACATTCTGTTGTGTTCCACCATCAACCCTGACGCAGATGCTCGTAAATCGGGTACTCCTCTCGTTCTTCCAACTAATAAGGACAAGAGTGTTCCCGTTGAGAAAGAAAAACCCAAGAGTTACACGTACGGTGAGGATATGAGTaagaatcagaagaagaagatccgTAAGAAAGCTAAGAAGGTAGTAGCTGAAGGATGCAGTGGAGAGGAAGGTTCAGAGGATAATGAGAGAGCAAGACCAAACGGGAACTCAACTGCGGAGAGTTCAGAAAGAGCAAAAGACTCGGAGAACGTGAGCGAAAAGAGTCGGAGCAATAGGAGAGGAAGTCGGTCCACAAGGCGGAAGTTACTTGCGGATGTCGATAGGAAATGCAAGCTGGTTGATTTTGGGAATGCTTGCTGGACTTATAAACAGTTTACAAGTGATATTCAGACAAGGCAGTATCGATGTCCTGAGGTTATTCTCGGCTCAAAATACTCAACCTCGGCGGATATGTGGTCGTTTGCCTGCATCTGCTTTGAGCTTGCCACTGGAGATGTTCTATTTGATCCTCACAGTGGTGAAAACTTTGAGAGGGACGAG GATCACTTGGCATTGATGATGGAGCTTCTTGGGATGATGCCACGAAAG ATTGCATTAGGAGGACGGTATTCACGGGATTACTTCAACAGACAGGGTGAACTAAGACACATTAGGCGGTTACGGTTTTGGCCACTGAGCAAGGTTCTAGTGGAGAAATACGAGTTCAGCGAGGAAGACGCGGTGGCTATGCAAGACTTCATCACTCCAATTCTTGAATTTGCACCTGAGAAGAGACCTACAGCTGCTCAGTGCTTAACACACCCATGGATGAATCCTGTCCGTAGATCGCTGAAAGCATCATCGAGTTCACAAAaacacaaagaagaagaagtaacaGCAATCAAGGAGAAGGATGAGAGGGAAGCCATGGAGGTTGGTGTTGGGAATATAGCCATTGATGGCTCAGAATTAAAGGCCTCAGGAAGAGAAGGTCGTCAATCTGCTCGTAGTGATCTTCGCACTTGA
- the LOC130494464 gene encoding uncharacterized protein LOC130494464, translating into MSLPIATLLLLMFSTSSSYFISLAHSKIPRLGISPNMLKNAPGATTQKLNDSDLKMFYFNQNLDHFTFTPKSYMTFQQRYAIDSKHWAGANAPILAFLGEESSLDSDLSAIGFLRDNGPRFKALLVYIEHRYYGKTMPFGSAEETLKNASTLGYLNAAQALADYAAILLHVKEKYATKHSPIIVIGGSYGGMLAAWFRLKYPHIALGALASSAPLLYFEDTRPKFGYYYIVTKVIKGTSERCYNMIRKSWKEIDRVAAKPNGLLILSKQFKTCSPLNGSFDIKDFLSTIYAEAVQYNRGPSYWVANVCKAIDNNPTNRKNGLLDRIFAGVVALVGNQSCYDTNMFAHPTNNNKAWRWQTCSEIVMPVGYDKQDTMFPTTPFNMTNYIEGCKADYGVTPRPHWITTYFGIQDVKLVLRKFGSNIIFSNGLSDPYSVGGVLEDISDSIVAIKSNNGSHCQDIVMKMKGDPEWLVMQRDKEIKIIESWISTYQKDLRALNIPI; encoded by the exons ATGTCTCTTCCGATTGCAACTCTCCTTCTATTGATGTTTTCAACATCGTCATCTTATTTCATCTCTCTTGCACACTCCAAGATCCCTCGACTTGGGATTTCCCCAAATATGCTAAAGAATGCACCTGGTGCAACGACGCAGAAACTAAACGACTCTGATCTAAAAATGTTCTACTTTAATCAAAATCTCGACCACTTCACATTCACACCAAAAAGCTACATGACATTTCAACAAAGATACGCTATCGATTCCAAACACTGGGCTGGCGCTAACGCACCAATATTAGCGTTTCTTGGAGAAGAATCATCGTTAGATTCCGATTTGTCTGCCATAGGTTTTCTCCGTGACAATGGTCCTCGTTTCAAAGCGCTCCTTGTCTACATAGAG CATAGGTATTATGGGAAGACGATGCCATTTGGATCAGCAGAAGAAACATTGAAGAACGCGAGTACGTTGGGGTATTTGAACGCAGCACAAGCTTTAGCAGACTATGCAGCGATTCTCTTGCATGTTAAGGAGAAGTACGCAACCAAACACAGTCCTATCATTGTCATAGGAGGATCATATGGTGGAA TGTTAGCGGCATGGTTCAGGCTAAAATATCCACACATAGCACTCGGAGCATTAGCATCTTCAGCTCCTCTACTCTACTTTGAAGATACTCGCCCTAAATTTGGTTATTATTATATCGTAACCAAGGTCATCAAG GGAACGAGTGAGAGATGTTATAACATGATCCGTAAATCTTGGAAAGAAATTGATAGAGTTGCTGCCAAACCCAATGGTCTCTTAATCCTCAGCAAACAATTTAAAACTTGCTC aCCATTGAACGGAAGCTTCGATATCAAAGACTTTTTGAGTACAATATACGCTGAAGCTGTTCAATACAATCGGGGTCCCAGTTATTGGGTGGCCAACGTGTGCAAAGCAATAGACAACAACCCAACAAACCGTAAAAATGGTTTACTTGATCGTATCTTCGCAGGTGTTGTCGCTTTAGTAGGCAACCAATCTTGCTATGATACCAATATGTTTGCCCATCCTACAAACAATAATAAAGCATGGAGATGGCAG ACCTGCAGCGAGATAGTGATGCCGGTGGGATATGACAAACAAGACACGATGTTCCCAACAACACCATTTAATATGACCAATTACATTGAGGGATGTAAAGCTGATTATGGTGTCACTCCCCGGCCACACTGGATCACGACATACTTTGGTATTCAG GATGTGAAGTTAGTCCTCCGAAAATTTGGGAGCAACATCATTTTCTCTAATGGATTGTCAGATCCTTATAGCGTCGGCGG agTTTTAGAGGATATTTCAGATAGTATAGTCGCCATCAAATCAAATAATG GTTCACATTGTCAAGACATTGTCATGAAGATGAAAGGAGATCCGGAGTGGCTGGTGATGCAACGAGACAaggaaattaaaataattgaatctTGGATTTCAACGTATCAAAAGGATTTAAGAGCTCTTAACATACCTATCTAA